In Enterobacter cloacae, the following are encoded in one genomic region:
- a CDS encoding PTS beta-glucoside transporter subunit EIIBCA, whose product MKHQALAKKIIDHVGGKENINSLVHCATRLRFKLNDNQKANAQVLKQCPGVIMVVESGGQFQVVIGNDVGDVWQAVCVEAGLMDDAPAAREKKGNKSSMLGHVIDIVSGIFTPFIGVLAASGILKGMLALAVVCGWLTTDSATYKIWFAASDALFFFFPLVLGYTAGKKFGGNPFITMVIGGALTHPLMIDAFTASQQVGAITETFLGIPVTWFNYSASVIPIILASWVSCWLEKKSSVLLPSSMKNFFAPLICLVVTVPLTFLIIGPLATWISQFLANGYQWIYVLAPWLAGAAIGALWQVCVIFGLHWGLVPLMINNLAVLGHDTMLPMLLPAVMGQVGAALGIFLRSRDARQKMLAGSSVTAGIFGITEPAVYGVNLPLRRPFIFGCIAGAVGGAIVGFSNTHVYSFGFANIFTIAQMIPPGGVDATLWGGIIGTVVALLLSCTMTLVAGLPGLNAQNAATGSTTSDENELKQHP is encoded by the coding sequence ATGAAACATCAAGCGCTGGCGAAAAAAATCATCGACCACGTCGGTGGTAAAGAGAACATTAACAGTCTGGTGCATTGCGCCACCCGACTTCGCTTCAAATTAAATGATAACCAAAAAGCTAATGCTCAAGTGCTAAAGCAATGCCCGGGTGTGATTATGGTCGTCGAAAGTGGCGGTCAGTTTCAGGTCGTCATCGGGAATGATGTGGGTGATGTCTGGCAGGCTGTGTGTGTTGAAGCCGGTCTGATGGATGATGCCCCTGCAGCGAGGGAGAAAAAAGGTAATAAAAGTAGCATGCTGGGGCATGTGATTGACATTGTATCTGGGATTTTTACGCCCTTTATCGGCGTGCTGGCGGCCTCCGGTATTCTCAAAGGAATGCTGGCCCTGGCAGTTGTTTGCGGATGGTTAACCACCGATAGCGCTACCTATAAAATCTGGTTTGCTGCCAGTGATGCGCTGTTTTTCTTCTTCCCACTTGTGTTGGGTTACACCGCCGGGAAGAAGTTCGGTGGTAATCCGTTTATTACGATGGTAATCGGCGGCGCGCTGACCCATCCGCTGATGATTGATGCGTTTACAGCCAGTCAACAAGTTGGCGCTATCACGGAAACCTTCCTTGGCATTCCGGTAACCTGGTTCAACTACAGCGCGTCAGTGATCCCGATTATTCTCGCATCGTGGGTGAGTTGCTGGCTGGAGAAAAAGAGTTCAGTACTGCTGCCATCGTCCATGAAGAACTTTTTTGCGCCACTGATCTGCTTAGTGGTTACGGTACCGCTGACCTTCCTGATTATTGGCCCGCTGGCTACCTGGATTAGTCAGTTCCTCGCTAATGGCTACCAGTGGATTTATGTCCTTGCCCCTTGGCTGGCAGGTGCGGCAATCGGCGCACTGTGGCAAGTGTGCGTAATCTTCGGCCTGCACTGGGGTCTGGTCCCGCTGATGATCAACAACCTGGCTGTGTTGGGCCATGACACGATGCTGCCCATGCTGCTGCCAGCCGTGATGGGTCAGGTCGGCGCAGCGCTAGGGATCTTCCTGCGTAGCCGTGATGCCCGGCAGAAAATGCTGGCTGGCTCCTCCGTGACGGCCGGTATTTTCGGTATTACTGAACCTGCAGTGTACGGCGTAAACCTGCCACTCAGACGTCCGTTTATCTTTGGTTGCATCGCGGGGGCGGTAGGGGGAGCCATTGTAGGCTTCAGTAATACCCACGTGTACTCCTTCGGATTTGCCAACATCTTTACCATTGCACAGATGATTCCGCCGGGTGGCGTCGATGCCACTTTATGGGGGGGCATTATCGGCACGGTGGTGGCGCTGCTTCTGAGCTGCACAATGACGCTGGTTGCAGGACTGCCGGGGTTGAATGCACAAAATGCGGCGACAGGTTCGACCACGAGTGATGAAAATGAGCT
- a CDS encoding porin: MAYKKIHYKLYALALLTVSPFTTAQDWNGTVLGFEAPPAPVLGDMLGIRKILNDNGFTYNLGYLNEIAWNGGGGYNHDSHVAYIDQFALTFNQDLERWTGIPDARIEGNIVNRNHDDNLTTKRVQDPRVPFNDLTQESWGGGSITRLGWLTFARSFDDRRLTWRVGMMNKVQTFDQIIPCDSQLLSQCGGKSAYSLTWSNWNMHTWGTTLEYKITPTVTLKGGVMEQNPDATSRSHAWSWSTKGSKGVLLPLEIETRPIINGLPGIYNFGVLYTNAPQTDLYRGKSGGAGATDPNGYTKHSDTWFMYTGFNQQLTQHEGDPNRGLSTSLSFSLADQSTNVIHSVLASTFRYRGLFDARPNDTIGIGATWFNASNEFAHNQRYMNSISGISDYNNLGYRPVPGHSMNAEIYYRFRPVSWIELQPGIQYWHNPGGVSETQDAWVTELKTVVTF; this comes from the coding sequence ATGGCATATAAAAAAATACATTATAAGCTCTACGCACTTGCCTTATTGACGGTATCGCCATTCACAACGGCACAAGATTGGAACGGGACGGTACTGGGTTTTGAAGCTCCACCTGCCCCTGTATTGGGCGACATGCTCGGCATTCGTAAGATCCTCAACGACAATGGCTTTACCTACAATCTGGGATATCTGAACGAAATCGCCTGGAACGGTGGAGGCGGGTACAACCATGATTCACACGTGGCCTATATTGATCAGTTCGCGCTGACCTTCAATCAGGATCTAGAACGCTGGACCGGGATCCCTGATGCTCGTATTGAAGGGAATATTGTTAACCGTAACCATGATGACAACCTGACGACCAAACGTGTCCAGGATCCGCGCGTTCCGTTTAACGATCTGACCCAGGAGAGCTGGGGTGGGGGGTCCATTACTCGTCTGGGCTGGTTGACTTTTGCTCGGAGCTTTGATGATCGTCGCTTGACCTGGCGTGTCGGCATGATGAACAAAGTCCAGACATTCGACCAAATCATCCCTTGTGATTCCCAACTACTCTCTCAGTGCGGCGGTAAGTCTGCTTACTCACTGACCTGGAGCAACTGGAACATGCATACCTGGGGCACCACGCTGGAGTACAAAATTACGCCAACCGTGACCTTAAAAGGTGGGGTGATGGAGCAAAACCCGGATGCAACCAGCCGCAGTCATGCATGGAGTTGGTCGACGAAAGGCAGTAAAGGCGTATTGCTGCCACTAGAAATTGAAACCCGTCCTATCATCAATGGATTACCGGGGATTTACAACTTCGGTGTGCTTTACACCAATGCGCCGCAAACCGATCTCTATCGAGGGAAATCTGGTGGTGCCGGTGCTACCGATCCGAATGGTTATACGAAACATAGTGATACCTGGTTTATGTATACCGGTTTTAACCAGCAATTGACACAGCATGAAGGTGATCCAAATCGTGGCTTGAGCACCTCACTGAGCTTCAGCCTTGCAGACCAAAGTACGAACGTTATCCATTCCGTGCTGGCTTCCACGTTCCGCTACCGTGGACTGTTCGATGCTCGTCCGAACGACACCATCGGTATTGGTGCAACCTGGTTCAATGCGAGCAACGAGTTTGCGCATAATCAGCGGTATATGAATAGCATCAGCGGCATTTCTGACTACAACAATCTGGGTTATCGCCCTGTACCCGGCCACTCTATGAATGCTGAGATCTATTATCGCTTCCGTCCGGTTTCGTGGATCGAACTGCAGCCGGGTATTCAGTACTGGCATAACCCTGGTGGCGTTTCAGAGACCCAGGATGCCTGGGTTACAGAGCTGAAAACGGTGGTGACGTTCTAA